In Saccharothrix violaceirubra, the following are encoded in one genomic region:
- a CDS encoding helix-turn-helix transcriptional regulator, translating into MRTTNRRLEILSVLQAQPGISAARLAARLGVTERTARRDVAGLRELGYRIDGEAGRAGGYRLASGQAMPPLLLDADEVAAVALGLRTAVTVEGVETAAVTALAKLTQVVPARWRTRLAALADIEAPPDEPTRRARGEVLVPAALAVRAHEAVRLRHRRTDTTPSKPVDVQPHRLVALRRRWYLIACPRGEDRWTTYALDRVDHVQPLATRHPTPEPPDDPVGFVADSLAHGPWRYRVRVRVHTSADLVRESVDPTVAAVVDLGDECELRFGTDDLDWAARWLTYLNLDADVLEPAALTTRLHALGRWLHQRY; encoded by the coding sequence ATGCGCACGACCAATCGACGGCTGGAGATCCTGTCGGTGCTCCAGGCCCAGCCGGGCATCTCGGCCGCGCGGCTGGCGGCCCGGCTGGGCGTCACCGAGCGCACCGCGCGCCGCGACGTGGCGGGCCTGCGCGAACTCGGCTACCGCATCGACGGCGAGGCCGGGCGTGCCGGCGGCTACCGGTTGGCGTCGGGCCAGGCCATGCCGCCGCTGCTGCTCGACGCCGACGAGGTGGCGGCGGTGGCGCTGGGGCTGCGCACGGCGGTCACGGTCGAGGGTGTGGAGACGGCCGCGGTGACGGCGCTGGCCAAACTGACCCAGGTCGTCCCCGCCCGGTGGCGGACCCGCCTGGCGGCCCTGGCCGACATCGAGGCGCCGCCGGACGAGCCGACCAGGCGGGCGCGCGGCGAGGTCCTGGTGCCGGCGGCCCTCGCGGTCCGCGCCCACGAAGCCGTCCGACTGCGCCACCGCCGCACGGACACGACCCCGTCGAAACCGGTCGACGTCCAACCGCACCGACTGGTCGCGCTACGCCGACGCTGGTACTTGATCGCGTGCCCGCGCGGGGAGGACCGGTGGACCACCTACGCCCTGGACCGGGTCGACCACGTCCAACCCCTCGCCACCCGCCACCCGACCCCCGAACCCCCGGACGACCCGGTCGGTTTCGTGGCGGATTCGTTGGCACACGGCCCTTGGCGGTACCGGGTGCGCGTGCGCGTGCACACGTCGGCCGATCTCGTCCGGGAGTCGGTGGACCCGACCGTGGCCGCGGTGGTCGACCTGGGGGACGAGTGCGAACTGCGCTTCGGCACCGACGACCTGGACTGGGCGGCCCGCTGGCTGACCTACCTGAACCTGGACGCGGACGTCCTCGAACCGGCGGCCCTCACGACCCGCCTGCACGCACTCGGACGGTGGCTGCACCAGCGGTACTGA
- a CDS encoding ferritin-like domain-containing protein, which yields MSVFDLPRLHFAGTATTRLPTGPKSGLVDLATNTALTASGPADMSTSEYHAYLDGHSPRFDADGRPCDDGPFTTTKGWNFAGNGHFAVDARIVGVELAPGDLDVSDPVVGRSVDLWGHYNPYLATTVNRARVFDVDPASDWTTTLMVGQFCFGRAGRSHDAGYLFSGGVSGFAPPRWHHLRYVRDVGDHPFAPHLRRSVVHQFVTSRDDPLWRWPAAEPRSPAVAALRELTDSTADGLVVQFTLGSMATPRAPGVPNHWELRGTIAPWHADESRTYPAGRLLVPTRTGALHTLTVDVTPTHATFNLVNAVPLTTRAPRPGPGPTHAPGPRLDLGDLELRGADGRLVAVLPRDAYREPRPDGGLVVVPVVDAGAADQALRIVGGGTVLLAEREVNVQADDACLFLEHSGDEDVEVRTYLRGRPSAHEVHIGQYVNAKATPFDRTSDVVHAKSVLHTDERGRGTLTLHGARAGTARILLSPTAEVPDLDYDHDDALGFWPGAGWLAVRVLPDDRRLDDIADEDVTFDVLHREVFAYYEHLYSFMRDEVFSLDDAFRVHTYARLIWQMSDPANKAKTYYMPPTRDLTAPQARLLLAFLRKQHEADATAPVVGSVAATGPRIVNRGDLLRALHDAATIELAVMLQYLYAAFSLPTYGAARDLVRRGEWRPEHLGLVCGDGGETRDGGIRGTLLAVAREEMIHFLLVNNVIMAIGEPFHVPDLDFGTVNSRLPIPLDFALEPLGIGSVQRFIAIERPDDGTTHPYGDDRPYGSLSELYADIREGLCRVPDLFLVEKGRGGGEHHLFLRESINAVHPDYQLEVDDLASALFAIDVVTEQGEGNVLTAADGGQSHFATFLRISDLLMTETLGAERRGKVPWTPAYPVVRNPTLRPGNPATEPVSDPDARTVLTLFNKSYFMMFQLMLHHFGHQPDASLRRSDLMNMAIEIMTGVLRPTAEVLVRLPSGRRGRTAGPSFELIGTPGLIPRPDVAWRSLALRFDHLAAATRRCGLIPDSAVDTLGFLAAHFHSRPRRGRT from the coding sequence GTGAGCGTCTTCGACCTGCCACGCCTGCACTTCGCCGGCACGGCCACGACCCGCCTGCCCACCGGGCCGAAGTCCGGCCTGGTGGACCTGGCCACGAACACCGCGCTCACCGCGTCCGGCCCGGCGGACATGTCCACCTCCGAGTACCACGCCTACCTGGACGGGCACAGCCCGCGTTTCGACGCGGACGGGCGCCCGTGCGACGACGGCCCGTTCACCACCACCAAGGGCTGGAACTTCGCCGGGAACGGGCACTTCGCCGTCGACGCCCGGATCGTCGGGGTGGAACTCGCGCCCGGCGACCTCGACGTGTCCGATCCGGTGGTGGGCCGGTCGGTCGACCTGTGGGGCCACTACAACCCCTACCTGGCCACGACCGTCAACCGGGCCAGGGTGTTCGACGTCGACCCGGCCTCGGACTGGACCACGACCCTGATGGTGGGCCAGTTCTGCTTCGGTCGCGCGGGCCGGTCGCACGACGCCGGCTACCTGTTCAGCGGCGGGGTGTCCGGGTTCGCCCCGCCGCGCTGGCACCACCTGCGGTACGTGCGGGACGTGGGCGACCACCCGTTCGCACCGCACCTGCGCCGTTCGGTCGTGCACCAGTTCGTGACGAGCCGCGACGACCCGCTGTGGCGGTGGCCGGCGGCCGAGCCGCGGTCGCCGGCCGTGGCCGCGCTGCGGGAGCTGACCGACTCGACGGCGGACGGCCTGGTCGTCCAGTTCACGCTCGGCAGCATGGCCACGCCCCGGGCGCCGGGCGTGCCCAACCACTGGGAGCTGCGTGGCACCATCGCGCCCTGGCACGCGGACGAGTCGCGCACCTACCCGGCGGGCCGGTTGCTCGTGCCCACCAGGACCGGCGCACTGCACACCCTGACCGTGGACGTCACCCCGACGCACGCCACGTTCAACCTGGTCAACGCCGTTCCACTGACCACCCGCGCGCCACGTCCCGGACCCGGGCCGACGCACGCGCCGGGGCCCCGGCTCGACCTGGGCGACCTGGAACTGCGCGGCGCGGACGGCCGGTTGGTGGCCGTGCTGCCCCGCGACGCGTACCGGGAACCCAGGCCGGACGGCGGGCTCGTGGTGGTGCCGGTCGTCGACGCGGGCGCGGCGGACCAGGCGTTGCGGATCGTCGGCGGCGGGACCGTGCTGCTCGCCGAACGGGAGGTCAACGTCCAGGCCGACGACGCCTGCCTGTTCCTGGAGCACTCCGGTGACGAGGACGTCGAGGTGCGCACCTACCTGCGCGGCCGTCCCTCGGCCCATGAAGTCCACATAGGACAGTATGTCAACGCCAAGGCGACGCCCTTCGACCGAACCTCGGACGTCGTCCACGCCAAGTCGGTCCTGCACACCGACGAGCGGGGGCGCGGCACGCTCACCCTCCACGGCGCACGCGCGGGCACGGCCCGGATCCTGCTGTCCCCGACCGCCGAGGTGCCCGATCTCGACTACGACCACGACGACGCGCTCGGCTTCTGGCCCGGCGCGGGCTGGCTGGCCGTGCGCGTGCTCCCCGACGACCGGCGGCTCGACGACATCGCCGACGAGGACGTCACCTTCGACGTGCTCCACCGCGAGGTCTTCGCCTACTACGAGCACCTCTACTCGTTCATGCGCGACGAGGTGTTCAGCCTCGACGACGCGTTCCGCGTGCACACCTACGCCCGGTTGATCTGGCAGATGAGCGACCCGGCGAACAAGGCGAAGACGTACTACATGCCGCCTACCCGGGACCTGACCGCGCCGCAGGCCCGGCTGCTCCTGGCGTTCCTGCGCAAGCAGCACGAAGCCGACGCCACGGCACCGGTCGTCGGCAGCGTGGCGGCCACCGGACCGAGGATCGTCAACCGGGGCGACCTGCTGCGCGCGCTGCACGACGCGGCGACCATCGAACTCGCGGTGATGCTGCAGTACCTCTACGCCGCGTTCTCCCTGCCCACCTACGGCGCCGCACGCGACCTCGTGCGGCGCGGCGAGTGGCGGCCCGAGCACCTGGGCCTGGTGTGCGGCGACGGCGGCGAGACCCGCGACGGCGGGATCCGGGGCACGCTGCTCGCGGTGGCCCGCGAGGAGATGATCCACTTCCTGCTCGTCAACAACGTGATCATGGCCATCGGCGAGCCGTTCCACGTGCCGGACCTGGACTTCGGCACGGTCAACTCCCGGCTGCCGATCCCGTTGGACTTCGCCCTGGAACCGTTGGGCATCGGCAGCGTCCAGCGGTTCATCGCGATCGAACGGCCCGACGACGGCACGACGCACCCCTACGGCGACGACCGCCCCTACGGGTCGTTGAGCGAGCTGTACGCGGACATCCGCGAGGGGCTGTGCCGCGTGCCCGACCTGTTCCTCGTCGAGAAGGGGCGCGGCGGCGGGGAGCACCACCTGTTCCTGCGCGAGTCGATCAACGCGGTGCACCCGGACTACCAGTTGGAGGTCGACGACCTGGCGAGCGCGCTGTTCGCGATCGACGTCGTCACCGAGCAGGGCGAGGGCAACGTGCTGACCGCGGCCGACGGCGGACAGTCGCACTTCGCCACGTTCCTGCGGATCTCGGACCTGCTCATGACCGAGACCCTCGGCGCCGAACGCCGGGGGAAGGTGCCGTGGACGCCCGCCTACCCGGTGGTGCGCAACCCGACGCTGCGGCCGGGCAACCCGGCGACCGAACCGGTGTCCGATCCCGACGCGCGCACGGTGCTCACCCTGTTCAACAAGTCCTACTTCATGATGTTCCAGCTCATGCTCCACCACTTCGGCCACCAGCCGGACGCGAGCCTGCGGCGCTCGGACCTGATGAACATGGCCATCGAGATCATGACCGGCGTGCTGCGGCCGACGGCCGAGGTGCTGGTCCGGCTGCCGTCGGGCCGGCGGGGTCGCACGGCCGGGCCGTCGTTCGAGCTGATCGGGACGCCGGGCCTGATCCCCCGGCCGGACGTGGCGTGGCGGTCGCTGGCGCTGCGGTTCGACCACCTGGCCGCCGCGACCCGCCGTTGCGGCCTGATCCCGGACTCCGCCGTCGACACGCTCGGCTTCCTGGCCGCGCACTTCCACTCCCGACCCCGGAGGGGACGGACATGA
- a CDS encoding vWA domain-containing protein, translating to MRCSEISGIRPGGKTALLLAVVVVLWTWLVVPSVGASARILEPEPAVGSADIVLLVDESSSLSTDDVRREREAAAVIALGEFAPASRVAVVGFGSDNGASGQSAVDVVCPPTIVATAQERQVLSDCIGRLRGRTAAEGDGTDHYAALSQAMSYLSGSAADQKMIFLLTDGRLDVGDSEAYGSTSSAEERNKVALEKVDETLAAARAKGVTVWPLGFGTVDRAQLDRFAAGGHQGSCGRGVAKPTATVIEGSGDVVWALLQAYRLGRCAGGGEPREVTLDPGATAETTVDIPLIATDGSIVVVKQDPRLAVEYVDPDGRAVPKNGTVDDSTFQVSGENGAVEALRVVNPKPGPWTVRLKSFPNLPRTTATAVVTWQGAVRAVLTVDPPSPTAGQEVAIALALRTRTRPITDPAALSGLDFAVDSGFAGPVTLTDDGRAPDTAAGDGIHTGRATVPADAKGDFEVTGTVSGVGIASDTRSVRVPIATGPPELSATTSLDDTEAAPGAAIDGVVEVANTSGRARRVRLQLADIAPGTLVSVPGDATTFDVPPAGRESRPFRLDFADATPLGVNSFTLVLVDDEVPEVVIHRRQFTVDVVRPTPYARIGVVGGGVLVAVAALVAFVVWRRRRDVRGLVLHLTDRGRPRGDLAAPEMPARRFRFAVEDHPGGPARLEHTDAADAYSLTRVGGALRLHHPTGEVRDFLLGDRVALAGELSLAVVDERAAVVDDVPTL from the coding sequence ATGAGGTGTTCGGAAATTTCGGGGATACGTCCGGGTGGGAAGACCGCGCTTCTCCTCGCGGTCGTCGTCGTGCTGTGGACGTGGCTCGTCGTCCCGTCCGTCGGGGCGTCCGCGCGGATCCTCGAACCCGAGCCCGCGGTGGGCTCGGCCGACATCGTGCTGCTCGTCGACGAGTCGAGCAGCCTGAGCACCGACGACGTCCGCCGCGAACGCGAGGCCGCCGCCGTGATCGCGCTGGGCGAGTTCGCCCCGGCGTCCAGGGTCGCGGTGGTGGGGTTCGGCAGCGACAACGGCGCATCCGGGCAGTCGGCCGTGGACGTCGTCTGTCCGCCGACGATCGTCGCGACCGCGCAGGAGCGGCAAGTCCTCAGTGACTGCATCGGCCGACTGCGCGGCCGGACTGCGGCGGAAGGCGACGGCACGGACCACTACGCCGCGCTGAGCCAGGCGATGAGCTACCTCTCCGGCTCCGCCGCCGACCAGAAGATGATCTTCCTGTTGACCGACGGCAGGCTCGACGTCGGTGATAGCGAGGCGTACGGCTCCACCAGTTCCGCAGAGGAGCGGAACAAGGTGGCGCTGGAAAAGGTCGACGAGACCCTCGCCGCCGCGCGGGCGAAGGGCGTCACGGTCTGGCCGTTGGGTTTCGGCACCGTCGACCGTGCCCAGTTGGACAGGTTCGCGGCCGGCGGACACCAGGGGTCGTGCGGGCGGGGCGTGGCCAAGCCGACGGCGACTGTCATCGAGGGATCGGGCGACGTCGTGTGGGCGCTGCTCCAGGCTTACCGCCTCGGCCGCTGCGCCGGTGGAGGCGAACCGCGCGAGGTGACGCTCGATCCGGGCGCGACCGCCGAGACGACCGTCGACATCCCGCTGATCGCCACGGACGGGTCGATCGTCGTGGTCAAACAGGACCCGCGCCTCGCCGTCGAGTACGTCGACCCGGACGGCCGCGCCGTGCCGAAGAACGGCACAGTCGACGACTCGACGTTCCAGGTCAGCGGTGAGAACGGTGCCGTCGAGGCGTTGCGGGTGGTGAACCCGAAGCCGGGGCCCTGGACCGTGCGGCTCAAGTCCTTTCCGAACCTGCCGCGCACCACGGCGACCGCGGTCGTCACGTGGCAGGGCGCCGTGCGCGCGGTGCTCACCGTCGACCCGCCGTCGCCGACCGCGGGCCAGGAGGTCGCCATCGCGCTGGCGCTGCGCACCCGGACCCGGCCCATCACGGACCCGGCCGCGTTGTCCGGGCTCGACTTCGCGGTGGACTCCGGTTTCGCGGGCCCCGTCACGCTCACCGACGACGGTCGCGCACCCGATACGGCCGCAGGCGACGGAATCCACACCGGACGGGCGACGGTGCCCGCCGACGCCAAGGGCGACTTCGAGGTGACCGGCACGGTCAGCGGCGTCGGCATCGCCTCGGACACCCGTTCGGTCCGAGTGCCGATCGCGACCGGACCGCCGGAATTGAGCGCCACGACCTCGCTCGACGACACCGAGGCGGCGCCCGGCGCCGCGATCGACGGCGTGGTCGAGGTCGCCAACACGTCCGGTCGGGCGCGTCGGGTGCGCCTGCAACTGGCCGACATCGCACCGGGCACGCTGGTGAGCGTCCCGGGCGACGCCACCACGTTCGACGTGCCGCCCGCCGGCCGCGAATCCCGACCGTTCCGGCTCGACTTCGCGGACGCCACCCCGCTGGGCGTCAACTCCTTCACGCTCGTCCTGGTCGACGACGAGGTCCCCGAGGTCGTGATCCACCGCAGGCAGTTCACGGTGGACGTGGTCCGCCCCACGCCTTACGCGCGGATCGGTGTGGTCGGCGGCGGTGTGCTGGTGGCCGTCGCCGCGCTGGTCGCCTTCGTGGTGTGGCGCCGCCGGCGTGACGTGCGCGGCCTCGTGCTCCACCTGACCGACCGCGGGCGCCCGCGTGGCGACCTCGCGGCACCGGAGATGCCGGCCCGGCGGTTCCGCTTCGCGGTCGAGGACCACCCGGGCGGGCCGGCGCGACTGGAGCACACCGACGCGGCGGACGCCTACTCGTTGACCAGGGTCGGCGGCGCGCTGCGACTGCACCACCCCACCGGCGAGGTGCGTGACTTCCTCCTCGGTGACCGGGTCGCCCTCGCGGGCGAGCTGTCCCTGGCCGTCGTCGACGAGCGGGCCGCCGTCGTCGACGACGTGCCCACCCTGTGA
- a CDS encoding SRPBCC domain-containing protein, whose translation MTAGRRAVGHTRDAGWQIGVSKTVEHPAETVWEFVTSPAGIAIWLGAGVTVLDERGTPYETADGTRGETRSYRTMDRLRLTWQPPDWDHETTLQLTVRATGPGRARLGVHQERLADATEREQQREHWQGVISALAAALAAL comes from the coding sequence ATGACCGCCGGACGACGCGCGGTCGGCCACACGCGGGACGCGGGCTGGCAGATCGGCGTCTCCAAGACCGTCGAGCACCCGGCCGAGACCGTGTGGGAGTTCGTCACCTCGCCGGCGGGCATCGCGATCTGGCTGGGCGCGGGCGTGACCGTGCTCGACGAGCGCGGCACGCCCTACGAGACCGCCGACGGCACCCGCGGCGAGACCCGCTCGTACCGCACGATGGACCGCCTGCGCCTGACCTGGCAGCCACCGGACTGGGACCACGAGACGACCCTGCAACTGACCGTCCGCGCCACCGGCCCCGGCCGCGCCCGGCTCGGCGTGCACCAGGAACGCCTCGCCGACGCGACCGAACGCGAGCAGCAGCGCGAGCACTGGCAGGGCGTGATCTCGGCGTTGGCGGCGGCCCTCGCCGCGCTGTGA
- a CDS encoding FAD-dependent monooxygenase yields the protein MTTDVLIVGAGPVGLALALDLAHRGVDFTVLEAGDGTVRHPKVSTVGPRSMELFRRWGVAGRIHRAGWPGDHPLDVAWVTRVGGHELHRLRRGTADTRPVPDHTPEPDRICPAHWLTPLLLDEVGVHPKGPVLTRHRLDGVVRHADGVVAEVTDLDSGRTASIAARYLVACDGSASPVRELCGIGAPPRHETRVFRNILFRAPELRDGVGDSAAMVYFLMASPSLRFPLRSIDGAGLYNLVVGTGEGPEARSLVTDAIAFETPFEILSDKRWYLTHRVADRFRDGPVFLVGDAAHTLSPSGGFGLSTGIAGAADLGWKLAATLAGWAGGGLLDSYEAERRPVAAASLEAANANLVRTIDRSTPAGLDADTPEGARARAEVSRALAAGGVAREFDDPEVHFGLRYSSPLIVTEPDTGAAESGPWHPAAVPGSRAPHAWLRPGVSTLDLFGRGFVLLCFPGADRPDTVARAFTHRGVPLEVMRCGCADPELAKLYERRYVLVRPDGHVAWRGDEPPADPLELVDTVRGARTAARP from the coding sequence ATGACCACCGACGTGCTGATCGTCGGCGCCGGGCCGGTCGGCCTCGCGCTCGCGCTGGACCTGGCCCACCGGGGCGTCGACTTCACGGTGCTCGAAGCCGGTGACGGTACGGTGCGCCACCCCAAGGTGAGCACCGTGGGCCCACGGTCCATGGAACTGTTCCGCCGCTGGGGTGTCGCCGGGCGCATCCACCGCGCCGGGTGGCCCGGCGACCACCCCCTCGACGTCGCGTGGGTGACCCGCGTCGGCGGTCACGAACTGCACCGGCTGCGCCGGGGCACGGCCGACACCCGCCCGGTGCCCGACCACACGCCGGAACCGGACCGGATCTGCCCGGCGCACTGGCTCACCCCGTTGCTGCTCGACGAGGTCGGCGTGCACCCGAAGGGTCCGGTGCTGACCCGGCACCGGCTCGACGGCGTGGTCCGGCACGCCGACGGTGTCGTGGCCGAGGTCACCGACCTCGACAGCGGCCGGACGGCCTCGATCGCGGCGCGGTACCTGGTGGCGTGCGACGGCTCGGCCTCGCCCGTGCGCGAGCTGTGCGGCATCGGTGCGCCGCCCCGGCACGAGACCAGGGTGTTCCGCAACATCCTGTTCCGCGCGCCGGAACTGCGCGACGGCGTGGGCGACTCGGCCGCGATGGTCTACTTCCTGATGGCGTCGCCGTCGTTGCGCTTCCCGTTGCGCTCGATCGACGGCGCGGGCCTGTACAACCTGGTCGTCGGCACCGGCGAGGGGCCCGAGGCGCGGTCGCTGGTGACCGACGCGATCGCGTTCGAGACCCCGTTCGAGATCCTCTCGGACAAGCGCTGGTACCTCACGCACCGCGTCGCGGACCGGTTCCGGGACGGGCCCGTGTTCCTGGTCGGCGACGCCGCGCACACGCTGTCGCCGTCCGGTGGGTTCGGTCTGAGCACGGGCATCGCGGGCGCCGCGGACCTGGGCTGGAAGCTCGCGGCCACGCTGGCGGGCTGGGCGGGCGGCGGCCTGCTGGACTCCTACGAGGCCGAACGCCGCCCGGTCGCCGCGGCGAGCCTGGAGGCGGCCAACGCCAACCTCGTGCGCACGATCGACCGGAGCACTCCCGCCGGACTGGACGCCGACACTCCCGAGGGCGCGCGTGCCCGCGCGGAGGTCTCCCGGGCGTTGGCGGCAGGCGGCGTCGCCCGCGAGTTCGACGACCCCGAGGTCCACTTCGGACTCCGCTACTCGTCGCCGCTGATCGTGACCGAGCCGGACACCGGGGCGGCGGAGTCCGGGCCTTGGCACCCGGCCGCGGTTCCCGGCTCGCGGGCACCGCACGCCTGGCTGCGACCGGGAGTGTCCACTTTGGACCTGTTCGGTCGGGGGTTCGTGCTGCTGTGCTTCCCGGGCGCCGACCGGCCCGACACGGTCGCCCGCGCGTTCACCCACCGCGGCGTGCCGCTGGAGGTCATGCGGTGCGGGTGCGCCGATCCGGAGTTGGCCAAGCTGTACGAACGCCGCTACGTCCTGGTGCGCCCCGACGGGCACGTGGCGTGGCGTGGCGACGAACCACCCGCCGATCCGCTGGAGTTGGTGGACACGGTGCGCGGCGCCCGAACGGCGGCCCGGCCGTGA
- a CDS encoding flavin monoamine oxidase family protein gives MTVIGAGIAGLVGAYELERRGHDVEVLEGSGRIGGRVYTHRFSSDSGAPSVELGAMRIPVEHRHAMHYITELGLADKVRVFRSLFSDDGAYCATGAGHLRVRDAARALVDDFRRAVPERRYADDSVLFGAWLMAAGNAIAPADFRTDLRRDLWLDLLDAVERVDLSPFLRHDRVDLHAFFALHPEIRMTGNGRLDRFLHDVLSETSPDLVRLAGGMDQLAHRLAGRLRGPVVCGQEVVGLTVREHDVLVAIRDGDQFRTRRCDYVLCTVPFSGLRRMWLSGFSRSKLEVIRDMTYWGATKVAFHCREPFWEQDDIGGGATFAGGLVRQTYYPPVEGDPAGGAALLASYTIGADADVVDRMPDSVRHAVVLQELGRIHPELLRPGMVLDAVSLAWGRYWWSGGAASVRWGLDTVAGETERVRAAEPENRLFFAGEHCSSTTAWIEGAIESAVDAAREIDAFTARARLVGAR, from the coding sequence GTGACGGTCATCGGCGCCGGCATCGCCGGGCTGGTGGGCGCCTACGAACTCGAGCGGCGTGGGCACGACGTCGAGGTGCTGGAGGGCAGCGGGCGGATCGGGGGGCGGGTCTACACCCACCGGTTCAGCTCGGATTCCGGGGCACCGTCGGTCGAGCTGGGTGCGATGCGGATACCCGTCGAGCACCGCCACGCCATGCACTACATCACCGAGCTGGGGCTGGCCGACAAGGTGCGGGTGTTCCGCAGCCTCTTCTCCGACGACGGCGCGTACTGCGCCACGGGCGCCGGGCACCTGCGGGTGCGCGACGCCGCACGGGCACTGGTCGACGACTTCCGGCGGGCGGTGCCCGAACGCCGCTACGCCGACGACTCGGTGCTCTTCGGCGCGTGGCTGATGGCCGCGGGCAACGCGATCGCGCCCGCCGACTTCCGCACCGACCTGCGCCGGGACCTCTGGCTCGACCTGCTGGACGCGGTGGAGCGCGTCGACCTGTCGCCGTTCCTGCGGCACGACCGGGTCGACCTGCACGCGTTCTTCGCGCTGCACCCGGAGATCCGGATGACCGGCAACGGCCGGCTCGACCGCTTCCTGCACGACGTGCTCAGCGAGACCAGCCCCGACCTGGTCCGGCTCGCGGGCGGCATGGACCAACTGGCGCACCGGCTCGCCGGTCGCCTGCGCGGACCGGTGGTGTGCGGGCAGGAGGTGGTCGGCCTGACCGTGCGCGAGCACGACGTGCTGGTGGCCATCCGCGACGGCGACCAGTTCCGCACCCGGCGCTGCGACTACGTGCTGTGCACGGTGCCGTTCTCGGGGCTGCGCCGGATGTGGCTGTCCGGGTTCAGCCGGTCCAAGCTCGAGGTGATCCGGGACATGACCTACTGGGGCGCCACCAAGGTCGCGTTCCACTGCCGGGAACCGTTCTGGGAGCAGGACGACATCGGCGGCGGCGCCACGTTCGCCGGCGGGCTCGTGCGGCAGACCTACTACCCGCCGGTCGAGGGCGACCCGGCCGGTGGTGCCGCGCTGCTCGCCAGCTACACCATCGGCGCCGACGCCGACGTGGTCGACCGCATGCCCGATTCGGTCCGGCACGCGGTCGTACTCCAGGAACTGGGCCGGATCCACCCGGAGCTGCTGCGACCGGGCATGGTGCTCGACGCGGTCAGCCTGGCGTGGGGCCGGTACTGGTGGAGCGGCGGCGCCGCGTCCGTCCGCTGGGGCCTGGACACGGTGGCGGGCGAGACCGAACGGGTGCGCGCGGCCGAGCCGGAGAACCGGCTGTTCTTCGCGGGCGAGCACTGCTCGTCCACCACGGCCTGGATCGAGGGGGCGATCGAGTCGGCCGTCGACGCGGCCCGCGAGATCGACGCGTTCACCGCGCGGGCCCGGTTGGTGGGTGCCCGGTGA
- a CDS encoding RidA family protein gives MNELLRPEGLVHSPAFTHVAVVPPGATTVHIGGQNAVDGSGALVGTDAARQTRQVMANLRDALASADATVHDLVMLTILLTTDADLGAAYPVAAAALDGAAPPVVVTRVAGLAVPGALVEVAAVAAVVR, from the coding sequence ATGAACGAACTGCTGCGTCCCGAGGGACTCGTCCACTCCCCCGCCTTCACCCACGTCGCCGTCGTGCCGCCGGGCGCGACGACCGTCCACATCGGCGGCCAGAACGCGGTCGACGGCTCCGGCGCGCTGGTCGGCACCGACGCCGCCAGGCAGACCCGGCAGGTGATGGCGAACCTGCGCGACGCGTTGGCGTCCGCCGACGCCACCGTCCACGATCTGGTCATGCTGACGATCCTGCTCACGACGGACGCCGACCTGGGTGCCGCCTATCCGGTGGCCGCCGCCGCGCTCGACGGCGCCGCGCCGCCGGTCGTGGTCACCCGCGTGGCCGGGCTCGCGGTGCCCGGCGCGCTGGTCGAGGTCGCCGCCGTCGCCGCGGTGGTCCGATGA